The Henckelia pumila isolate YLH828 chromosome 2, ASM3356847v2, whole genome shotgun sequence genome includes a window with the following:
- the LOC140882071 gene encoding LOW QUALITY PROTEIN: uncharacterized protein (The sequence of the model RefSeq protein was modified relative to this genomic sequence to represent the inferred CDS: substituted 1 base at 1 genomic stop codon) yields MVPLFSKGTCTMGMYQKQLIKKIRLLCVSVKSRRYFHSTAEIEVTAAEITTILKHNNWQFLLESSHIPQRLDFDVVNTVLQRSHFSIHPRRLLDFYKWSNQHLGNPQNLFSLSILALVLCSSNLYSPAINVLSEMIEARVSVSDILNSILNLYNECQRFRSMPVVFELLIDVYRKKGMWSEAVSVFLGVQGGDVDISLLCCNSLLNDLLKCNRIELFWKVYGGMLEKKIHFDVYTYTSVVSAYCKVGNISEAKRVLLEMGENGCDPNVVTYNVLIKGLCGIGAVDEALQQKVKMLEKGLAPDNYTYTIIIDGFCKHKRSLEAKLILEEMCGRGLDPDYIAYTALINGLMKDGAVDDAFLIKDAMLEHGIKLNLVTYNAVIHGLCKCGRMDKAVNLIHEMIKIGIHPETQTYNYLIEGYSRESDMDKVSEMLIWMNERNLTPSAYTFSVITNELSRLGDHRKVNLLLEKMMAGGIKPNAVIYTAIIKAYVKEGRFEEAKKILDDMWQKETLPDVFCHNSIIIGLCKEKRTDEARACLIEMRKRGLMPNAYTYGALVSGYMEVGQIQAAESYFMEMLDQNIAPNLYNYTTMIDGLCKHGSTTQAFSIFSHMLAHRLLPDMQLYSVLINSLSKNGKLIEAMSVFSKFCDNRLVPDVYTYTSLISGFCRQGDMIQAFRLHDEMHQKGINPNIVTYNALIGGLFRSGEIQRAEEVFAGLSGLCLKPNEVTYATMIDGHCKSGNLDKAFLLLEEMSSSGVQPDAFVYNSLVNGCCKQGDMENAFSVFDGMKERGIASVLTFNTMIDGFCKSGNLTRAVELMKDMIDKKIMPNHITFTIIIDHYSKKGMMKEAEKLLLEMQNRNILPTIVTYTALLHGYGKIGDWSKMVALLNELVEKGIEPDEVVYRLIIDAHYADGKSDEAFKVLNELFNKGVLKGKVSEILMGAWCGNANTSEVLASLDKMGGEGYKPAIATCSTSVXGLKKAGYGEELGIILDAMVSFGWVPNTLSFDELIRKYRTGD; encoded by the coding sequence atGGTACCATTGTTCTCAAAGGGAACTTGTACTATGGGGATGTACCAGAAACAGTTgatcaagaaaataaggttGCTTTGTGTGTCCGTCAAATCAAGGCGATATTTTCATAGCACAGCAGAGATTGAAGTCACGGCTGCAGAAATCACCACGATTTTGAAGCACAATAACTGGCAATTCCTTTTGGAATCCTCACACATCCCACAAAGACTTGACTTCGATGTGGTGAATACAGTGCTTCAAAGAAGCCATTTTTCAATTCATCCCAGGAGACTCCTTGATTTCTATAAGTGGTCGAATCAGCATTTGGGTAATCCTCAAAATTTGTTTTCTTTGTCCATTCTAGCACTGGTTTTGTGCAGCTCTAATCTTTATTCGCCTGCCATTAATGTGTTGAGTGAAATGATAGAGGCCCGGGTTTCGGTGTCTGATATTTTGAACTCGATTCTGAATCTTTATAACGAATGCCAGAGGTTTAGGTCGATGccagttgtgtttgagcttttGATTGATGTGTACAGAAAAAAGGGCATGTGGAGTGAGGCTGTTTCTGTGTTTCTTGGTGTTCAAGGTGGTGACGTGGATATCAGTTTGTTGTGCTGTAATTCGTTATTGAATGATTTGTTGAAGTGTAATAGAATCGAGTTGTTCTGGAAGGTGTATGGGGGAATGCTGGAAAAGAAGATCCATTTTGATGTATATACTTATACCAGTGTTGTTTCTGCTTATTGCAAGGTAGGGAATATAAGCGAAGCTAAAAGGGTGCTTCTAGAGATGGGAGAgaatggatgtgatccaaatgTGGTTACCTATAATGTCTTAATTAAAGGGTTGTGTGGAATTGGTGCAGTTGATGAGGCCTTGCAGCAAAAGGTGAAAATGCTCGAGAAGGGGTTGGCTCCTGATAACTACACATATACAATAATTATTGATGGGTTCTGCAAGCACAAAAGGTCTTTGGAGGCAAAACTGATTTTGGAAGAAATGTGTGGAAGAGGCCTGGATCCAGATTATATTGCATATACAGCCTTGATTAATGGGCTCATGAAAGATGGTGCTGTGGATGATGCTTTTCTCATTAAGGATGCAATGCTTGAACATgggattaaattaaatttggTGACCTACAATGCTGTTATTCACGGGCTCTGCAAATGCGGTCGCATGGACAAGGCAGTAAACCTGATACACGAGATGATTAAAATAGGAATTCATCCTGAAACCCAGACATACAATTATTTGATTGAGGGGTATAGTCGAGAGAGTGATATGGATAAGGTTTCTGAAATGCTGATTTGGATGAATGAAAGAAACTTGACACCTTCTGCATACACCTTTAGTGTTATAACTAATGAGCTGAGCCGTTTGGGAGATCACCGAAAGGTCAATCTTTTGTTGGAGAAAATGATGGCTGGAGGTATAAAACCCAATGCTGTTATCTACACGGCCATCATAAAAGCTTATGTTAAAGAAGGTAGATTTGAAGAGGCAAAGAAAATCTTGGATGATATGTGGCAAAAGGAAACTTTGCCTGATGTTTTCTGCCATAATTCCATCATCATCGGCCTTTGCAAAGAGAAACGGACAGATGAAGCCAGGGCTTGTCTGATTGAAATGAGGAAGAGGGGATTAATGCCAAATGCCTACACATATGGAGCTTTAGTTTCTGGATATATGGAGGTAGGGCAAATACAGGCCGCGGAAAGTTATTTCATGGAGATGCTTGATCAAAATATAGCTCCAAATCTTTATAACTATACGACCATGATTGATGGTCTCTGCAAACATGGAAGCACTACACAGGCCTTTTCTATATTTAGTCATATGCTAGCTCATCGATTGCTTCCAGATATGCAGCTATACAGTGTACTTATAAATAGTCTTTCAAAGAATGGGAAATTGATTGAAGCAATGAGtgttttttccaaattctgcGACAACAGATTGGTGCCTGATGTTTACACTTATACATCCCTCATCTCTGGCTTCTGTCGGCAGGGTGATATGATTCAGGCTTTCAGGCTCCATGATGAAATGCATCAGAAGGGCATCAATCCTAACATTGTCACTTATAATGCCTTAATAGGTGGGTTGTTTAGATCGGGTGAGATACAGAGAGCTGAGGAAGTATTTGCTGGACTCTCCGGCCTATGCTTAAAACCAAATGAGGTGACATACGCCACAATGATAGATGGACACTGCAAGTCTGGAAATTTGGACAAAGCATTTCTACTATTGGAAGAAATGTCGTCATCGGGGGTTCAGCCTGATGCTTTTGTTTACAATTCTCTTGTCAATGGGTGTTGCAAGCAAGGGGATATGGAGAATGCATTTTCCGTGTTCGATGGGATGAAGGAGAGGGGTATTGCATCTGTACTGACTTTTAACACTATGATTGACGGGTTTTGCAAGTCAGGAAACTTGACTAGAGCAGTTGAGTTGATGAAAGACATGATTGATAAGAAAATCATGCCCAATCACATAACCTTCACAATAATAATTGATCATTATAGTAAGAAGGGAATGATGAAAGAAGCAGAGAAACTTCTTCTAGAGATGCAAAACAGGAATATATTGCCCACAATTGTAACGTACACGGCTCTTTTACATGGCTATGGAAAAATAGGGGATTGGTCCAAGATGGTTGCTCTGTTAAATGAATTGGTGGAAAAGGGTATTGAGCCTGATGAGGTGGTGTACCGGTTGATTATCGATGCACACTATGCAGATGGAAAGTCAGATGAGGCATTTAAGGTTTTGAATGAACTTTTCAACAAGGGTGTATTAAAAGGAAAGGTGAGTGAGATATTGATGGGGGCCTGGTGTGGAAATGCAAATACTTCAGAGGTGTTGGCATCACTCGATAAAATGGGAGGGGAAGGGTATAAGCCCGCAATTGCCACATGCAGTACCTCGGTCTGAGGTTTGAAAAAAGCAGGTTATGGTGAAGAACTTGGTATAATTCTTGATGCCATGGTGAGCTTTGGGTGGGTACCGAATACCTTGAGTTTCGATGAGTTAATAAGAAAATATCGAACAGGGGATTGA
- the LOC140881933 gene encoding transcription factor ICE1-like, with protein sequence MLPGMVWAEDGTGEGETESWAQKINENGGMENEQELGIGALSSFKSMIGAEEEDWYVGGSGGSATGTTSNHLGSINGISFSSAFPEADSSQLFLQTVDSSASCSPTSASVFSNLDPCDQVNFFLPPKYLMNPMLNNAALEGGFDLGCGNGYLENVLNRSGGILGDHGFGDLSAQAQFGAFNFSSANNLLQFPQGSGGFGAFGYGESSMQGNSLLNRFKILKPLENFASLGAQPTLFQKRAALKKNLTDDDSKNLGSLNLGVEFNEISLISPNDSTFMEGYDKKRKLSGGNDLSFEESNLNYDSDDQFLESCGLDKVEGSGKNGGDDSNANSTVTGGKKKGLPAKNLMAERRRRKKLNDRLYMLRSVVPKISKMDRASILGDAIDYLKELLQKINDLHNELESTPSSSSPTPSSTFYPVTPAGPRLSTLVKEELCPPATFPNPVSIPAGQPAKVEVRLREGRAVNIHMFCGRRPGLLLSTMRALDNLGLDIQQAVISCFNGFALDIFRAEQCKQGQDLHPDQIKAILLDSAAFHGVV encoded by the exons ATGTTGCCTGGCATGGTTTGGGCTGAAGATGGTACAGGAGAGGGTGAAACGGAGTCATGGGCTCAAAAAATTAATGAGAATGGTGGGATGGAGAATGAACAAGAGCTGGGAATAGGGGCGCTTTCGAGTTTCAAGTCCATGATTGGAGCTGAGGAGGAGGATTGGTACGTCGGCGGGAGCGGGGGTTCCGCCACTGGTACCACCAGCAACCATTTAGGAAGCATTAATGGTATCTCGTTTTCATCAGCCTTTCCTGAAGCTGACAGCAGTCAGCTGTTTCTGCAGACGGTGGATTCTTCCGCGTCTTGTTCCCCAACTTCAGCTTCGGTTTTCAGTAATCTTGATCCGTGTGATCAGGTAAACTTTTTTCTGCCCCCGAAGTATTTAATGAACCCAATGCTTAACAACGCTGCTCTGGAGGGAGGCTTTGATTTGGGTTGTGGGAATGGGTATCTTGAAAATGTTTTGAACAGGAGCGGTGGGATTCTTGGTGATCATGGTTTCGGTGATTTGAGTGCTCAGGCACAGTTTGGTGCTTTTAATTTTAGCTCTGCTAATAATTTGCTCCAATTTCCCCAAGGAAGTGGTGGATTTGGTGCGTTTGGGTATGGGGAAAGCTCGATGCAGGGAAATTCTTTGCTCAAtaggttcaagattttgaagcCGCTTGAAAATTTTGCCTCGCTTGGAGCACAACCTACTCTTTTCCAGAAGAGGGCTGCCCTGAAGAAAAATCTTACCGACGATGATAGCAAAAACTTGGGGTCTTTGAATTTAGGTGTTGAATTTAATGAAATAAGCTTGATATCTCCAAATGATTCAACTTTTATGGAGGGATATGATAAGAAGAGGAAACTAAGCGGTGGGAATGATTTGAGCTTTGAAGAATCTAATCTGAATTATGACTCCGACGATCAATTCTTGGAGAGTTGTGGTCTCGACAAGGTCGAAGGGAGTGGTAAAAATGGTGGAGATGACTCAAATGCAAATAGCACTGTGACAGGTGGGAAGAAGAAGGGACTTCCAGCCAAGAATTTGATGGCTGAAAGACGCCGGAGGAAGAAGCTCAATGATAGGCTTTACATGTTGAGGTCAGTTGTTCCAAAGATCAGCAAG ATGGACAGGGCATCGATACTTGGGGATGCAATTGATTACTTAAAGGAACTTCTTCAAAAGATCAACGACCTCCATAACGAGCTGGAATCGACCCCTTCTAGCTCCTCTCCGACTCCATCATCGACTTTCTATCCGGTGACTCCCGCTGGTCCCCGACTTTCGACACTTGTTAAAGAAGAACTTTGCCCCCCAGCTACATTCCCAAATCCAGTCTCGATCCCAGCTGGACAACCAGCTAAG GTTGAGGTGAGGCTAAGAGAAGGGAGAGCGGTGAACATCCACATGTTCTGTGGCCGCAGGCCGGGGCTCTTACTCTCGACTATGAGGGCTCTGGACAACCTTGGTCTGGACATTCAGCAAGCTGTTATTAGCTGCTTCAATGGGTTCGCATTGGATATTTTTCGAGCTGAG CAATGTAAGCAAGGCCAAGACCTTCATCCCGACCAAATCAAGGCAATACTATTGGATTCTGCTGCCTTCCATGGAGTGGTGTGA